CGATCCGGGCGAGGGTCTGCCAGCGGGACGCCCCGTCGACCGCCGCGGCCTCCTGCAGCACCGACGGGATGCCGTGGAGGGCGGTGACCGTGGTGGAGACGAAGAACGGCAGCGTGACGAAGACCTGAACCACGATGACCGCCAGCGAGGTGAACGCGACGCGGATCCCGGCGGTCTCCAGCGGCTCGCCGATCAGCCCGTGGCGTCCCCAGAAGAACACGAGGGCGAGCCCGGAGACCACCGGGGAGAGCACCAGCGGCGCATACACGACCAGCTGGACGCCCTGGGCGGCCCCCGGGTGCCGGCGGGCGAACTCCGCGAGCCACAGGGACAGGGGCAGTCCCAGCACGATGACGATGACGGTGGCGGTCACCGCGGTGCCCAGCGAGAGGGTCAGCGACTGGACGGACTCGTGGGCGGTGACCAGCTCGACCGCACGGTTCCACGGGATGTTGAGCAGCAGCGCGACCAGCGGCCCGAGCAGGGCCAGTAACGCGACGAACCCGACGACGCTCAGCGTCGCCGGGACGGCGGTGGTGCGCGTGCGACGTGTCACCGGGTGCGGCACCTGCTACGCGGCGCCGAAGCCGTAGGAGGCGAGGATCTGCTGCGCCTTGTCGGACTGCAGGAACTTCAGGAACGCGGTGGCGTTGTCCTTGTTCGCGCCGGCGGTGGTGACGGCGGCCGGGTACCTGTTGGGCTCAGCCCCCTGGACCGGGATGGCGTTGAGCTTGCCGGCCTTGGCGTCGGTCGAGTAGATGAAGCCGGCGTCGACGGCACCGGTGCTGATCTTGGTGGTGACGTCGGCGACGTTGGCTTCCTCGGTCGGGTTCTTCAGCGTGATGCCCGCGGTGTCCAGGACCTTGTGGGCGATGGTGCCGCAGGGCACGCCGTCGGCGCAGACGGCGATGCGGGCGTCCTGCTTGTCCTTGAGGTCGTCGACGCTCTCCAGGTCCGCCGGGTTGCCCTCGGCGGTGGCGAGGACGAGCTGGTTGGTGGCGATGGTCACCGGCTCCGAGTCCTTGAACTTGAACTCCTTGAGGTCCTGCGCCTTGTCCATGTTCTCCTCGTCGGCGCTGATGAACAGGTCGGCGTCCCCGCCCTGGTCGATCTGCTGGACGAGCTTGGAGGAGCCGGCGTAGTTGTACTCGACCGTCACACCGTCATGCCCGTCATCGGCGAAGGCCTGCGCGAGCTCGTCGCCGACGTTCTTGAGGGACGCCGCCGCGTAGACCTTGACGGTGTTCTCCGGATTGTCGGAGCTGTCACCGTCACTGGAGCAGGCGGTGGCGAGCAGCAGCACGAGGGCCGCGAGAATCGCGAGCAGGCTGGCGTAACGGCCCCGTGCGGAGCCCAGGGATCGGGCGGTGGTGGTCATGGAAGTCCTCTCGGAAGCGGTCTCCGCTGTCGCCGTGGGCCGCAGCGGGTTACAGTGGGACACGTTAGTTGACACAGCCAACCTCCCCCCGCCCACCCTGCTGACCTGCATAAGGTTTCGCCGACCGGGTGTACGGTCCGACCGAACGATCCAGATTCTACGCACGAAAGGAGCCGCACGACGATGACCGCGCTCCTCCCCACCCCGACCCGCACCCTCGCCGACCGGTGGGGGCGTGTCGCCGACGATCTCCGCATCTCGCTGATCGACAAGTGCAACCTGCGCTGCACCTACTGCATGCCCGCCGAGGGCATGGTGTGGCTGAAGAAGAACGAACTGCTCACCGCCGAGGAGGCGGTGCGTATCGCCGATCTGGGCGTCCGGCTGTTCGGGGTGCGCGACGTGCGTTTCACCGGTGGCGAGCCGCTGGTCCGCCAGGATCTCGCCGACATCATCGCCGGGGTGCGGAAACTGCACCCGGAGGTGCCGATCTCCATCACGACCAACGGCATCAACCTCGACAAGCGGATCGACTCGCTCGTCGAGGCCGGGCTGACCCGCGTCAACGTCTCGCTGGACACCGTCGACCGGGAAACATTCAAGAAGCTGACCCGCCGCGACCGGCTGCCGCAGGTCATCCGTGGTCTGGAGGCGGCGAAGGCGTCCGGTCTGGAACCGGTGAAGGT
This is a stretch of genomic DNA from Corynebacterium nuruki S6-4. It encodes these proteins:
- a CDS encoding molybdate ABC transporter permease subunit encodes the protein MTRRTRTTAVPATLSVVGFVALLALLGPLVALLLNIPWNRAVELVTAHESVQSLTLSLGTAVTATVIVIVLGLPLSLWLAEFARRHPGAAQGVQLVVYAPLVLSPVVSGLALVFFWGRHGLIGEPLETAGIRVAFTSLAVIVVQVFVTLPFFVSTTVTALHGIPSVLQEAAAVDGASRWQTLARIVVPLAWPGIVTGTVLSFARALSEYGATLTFAGNVAGETRTIPLLIELGLSANDMDQALGACIMLIGIYVLVVGGIAAVRLIHR
- the modA gene encoding molybdate ABC transporter substrate-binding protein; amino-acid sequence: MTTTARSLGSARGRYASLLAILAALVLLLATACSSDGDSSDNPENTVKVYAAASLKNVGDELAQAFADDGHDGVTVEYNYAGSSKLVQQIDQGGDADLFISADEENMDKAQDLKEFKFKDSEPVTIATNQLVLATAEGNPADLESVDDLKDKQDARIAVCADGVPCGTIAHKVLDTAGITLKNPTEEANVADVTTKISTGAVDAGFIYSTDAKAGKLNAIPVQGAEPNRYPAAVTTAGANKDNATAFLKFLQSDKAQQILASYGFGAA